From Companilactobacillus heilongjiangensis, one genomic window encodes:
- a CDS encoding ATP-binding cassette domain-containing protein, whose amino-acid sequence MKLISVNDLSLQNNGYFAFKHVAFSLSQNEIIGINGDNGSGKTQLLEAIANYQTPDSGTIEYTPGVRIGYLPQDNPQVVDQTVAKYLENIRRISKDLAVRKEQLQGMITFLGVSPYLNQPVRQLSLGLRRRIDFLAAVAGHPNVLLLDEPFAFQSKKTIKNMLSLMQDLKKNGSGIILSATSFDKEVSQYLDTGYLLAENKLTKIESTTNKELKCRLIFSVHPNSVAVTSDIERYITSNLNNVVKLDIPLALKNAMVEKMTRLNYHLEEVL is encoded by the coding sequence ATGAAATTAATATCAGTCAATGATTTATCATTGCAAAACAATGGCTACTTTGCATTCAAGCATGTAGCTTTTTCTTTATCCCAAAACGAAATAATCGGCATTAACGGCGACAATGGCAGTGGTAAAACTCAGCTTTTAGAGGCAATCGCTAATTATCAAACACCTGACAGTGGCACGATTGAATACACTCCAGGGGTTAGAATCGGCTATTTGCCCCAAGATAATCCGCAGGTTGTAGATCAAACAGTTGCCAAGTATTTGGAAAATATTCGACGGATTTCAAAAGATTTAGCCGTTAGAAAAGAACAGTTGCAAGGGATGATTACGTTTCTTGGTGTCAGTCCGTACTTGAATCAACCTGTCCGCCAATTATCGCTTGGTTTAAGACGACGGATTGACTTCTTAGCAGCGGTGGCTGGGCACCCTAATGTCTTGTTGTTGGATGAACCATTTGCCTTTCAATCGAAGAAAACTATCAAGAATATGTTGAGTTTGATGCAAGATTTGAAGAAGAATGGCTCAGGCATAATTTTGAGTGCGACAAGTTTTGACAAAGAAGTCAGCCAATATTTGGATACTGGTTATCTTTTGGCTGAGAATAAGCTGACAAAAATTGAATCTACGACGAATAAAGAGTTGAAATGTCGGCTAATTTTTAGCGTGCACCCAAATTCGGTGGCAGTAACTTCAGATATTGAGCGCTACATCACTTCGAATCTCAACAATGTCGTCAAGTTAGATATTCCCTTGGCGTTGAAAAATGCTATGGTAGAGAAGATGACGCGACTTAACTATCATCTAGAGGAGGTTTTATGA
- a CDS encoding BspA family leucine-rich repeat surface protein: protein MDTSNVTNMSQMFLNCRSLKELNLSSFNTNSVQDMSQMFSGCSDLRMLNITNFDTKKVTNMNGMFAGCETLEELDLSNFDTKNVKSMDNMFQSSDALKSLKLGEKFVVPKNKEHNLKLVNRTWVDVGTGTIKNPKPTNKEGISSVELLKHHDKGNWVVKPEKAYQGDFKLIIANNLNKDIVMDVPEDIRPEYIGSSFEMMVPQIIGYNADKKILHVTATDKGLISDDKVNYTKIESEVDPRTVTFDKPVEAVKPAEPVTPKVQPTSSVQLAEKVAPKPEKKVEVQPAEKTETKVETKPEEKEKPAEKAEPTKPTVAGKVSKFMHYVTVHPDIQSAQTYNTNGQINKGDQLRQNYSWFSDKQLQIGSQKYYHVVGDSWIKAEDVYRYQEFQNIVKTKDVVMTHLVNSRAEELTNRGLGALSTWQTSKEALIGDHKYYQITTNEFVDADSVDLMNA from the coding sequence ATGGATACTAGCAATGTAACAAATATGAGCCAAATGTTTTTAAATTGTCGGTCACTAAAAGAATTAAACTTATCCAGTTTCAATACTAATAGTGTCCAAGATATGTCACAGATGTTCAGTGGCTGCAGCGATTTACGCATGCTTAATATTACAAATTTTGATACCAAAAAAGTTACTAATATGAACGGAATGTTCGCTGGTTGTGAAACCTTGGAAGAGTTGGATTTATCAAACTTTGACACGAAAAATGTTAAGAGTATGGATAACATGTTCCAATCTTCCGATGCTCTAAAGTCACTCAAATTGGGTGAAAAATTCGTTGTGCCCAAGAATAAAGAACATAATTTAAAACTGGTCAACCGGACTTGGGTTGATGTTGGAACTGGCACGATTAAGAATCCTAAGCCAACCAACAAAGAAGGCATCAGTTCAGTTGAATTGTTGAAACACCATGATAAAGGCAATTGGGTCGTTAAACCTGAAAAGGCCTACCAAGGTGATTTCAAATTGATCATCGCTAATAATTTGAACAAAGATATCGTTATGGATGTTCCAGAAGATATTCGTCCAGAATACATTGGCAGCAGTTTTGAAATGATGGTTCCACAAATCATTGGTTATAACGCTGATAAAAAGATTTTACACGTTACCGCTACAGATAAAGGTTTAATCAGTGACGATAAAGTTAACTATACAAAAATCGAATCTGAAGTTGATCCTAGAACAGTTACTTTTGATAAACCCGTCGAAGCAGTAAAACCTGCAGAGCCCGTAACGCCAAAGGTACAACCTACTTCTTCAGTACAATTGGCTGAAAAAGTTGCACCAAAGCCTGAGAAAAAAGTGGAAGTTCAACCAGCAGAGAAGACTGAGACAAAGGTTGAGACTAAGCCTGAAGAAAAAGAAAAACCAGCAGAAAAGGCAGAGCCAACAAAGCCTACAGTAGCCGGTAAAGTTTCAAAATTCATGCATTATGTCACAGTACATCCTGATATCCAATCAGCTCAAACTTACAACACTAATGGTCAAATTAATAAAGGCGACCAATTGCGTCAAAATTATAGTTGGTTCAGTGATAAGCAACTCCAAATTGGATCTCAAAAATATTATCACGTTGTAGGCGATTCATGGATCAAAGCAGAAGATGTCTACCGTTATCAAGAATTCCAAAATATTGTTAAGACGAAAGATGTTGTTATGACACACTTAGTTAATAGTCGTGCCGAAGAGCTAACTAACCGTGGCTTGGGTGCTTTGAGTACATGGCAAACGTCTAAAGAAGCATTGATCGGTGATCACAAGTATTATCAAATAACTACTAACGAGTTTGTTGACGCTGATAGCGTTGATTTGATGAATGCTTAA
- a CDS encoding universal stress protein: MDEIKGYKVKKVDYSKILICVDSDDFVSSKNAFNYACSLARHHNAELGIVSVLETGDLNIFQSLDPEVLKERREEIKELLAMYGEKAEDYGVKNIHLMVTEGTPGTTIVDKVIPSFKPDLVIVGVEEKNRTRNTIGSQAAKIVNNSRCSVSVIR; the protein is encoded by the coding sequence ATGGACGAAATAAAAGGATACAAAGTTAAAAAAGTAGATTATTCTAAGATTTTAATCTGTGTCGATTCAGACGATTTTGTGTCATCGAAAAACGCTTTTAATTATGCCTGTTCACTAGCAAGACACCATAATGCCGAACTAGGGATTGTTTCAGTGCTGGAAACTGGCGATTTGAATATTTTTCAATCACTAGATCCAGAAGTTTTGAAAGAACGCCGTGAAGAGATTAAAGAACTTCTAGCAATGTATGGCGAAAAAGCCGAAGACTATGGAGTTAAGAATATCCATTTGATGGTAACAGAAGGAACACCAGGTACAACAATAGTTGATAAAGTCATTCCAAGTTTCAAACCAGATTTAGTGATTGTTGGTGTTGAAGAGAAGAACAGAACACGTAATACAATCGGTTCGCAAGCTGCAAAGATTGTGAATAATTCTAGATGCTCGGTTAGTGTGATTAGATAG
- the asnB gene encoding asparagine synthase (glutamine-hydrolyzing): MCGIVGFVDKNIADKKPVIEAMMDTIKHRGPNSSGELLEGDTALGFRRLSIIDINSGMQPIYNEDRSKAVIFNGEIYNYQDVRKELKKAGHIFTTDTDTEVLLHGFEEWGIEGLLKKIRGMFAFVIYDLKTGDITGARDFFGIKPLYYYNREGTFIFGSEIKSFLKEPNFKKELNKAALKPYLTFQYSAMNETFFKNVFKIPEGHYFTFKNGKLSIKKYWDMEFKENNLSFEETVKRIDKSLRDSVEEHSISDVPVGSLLSSGVDSSYVTAILKPQHTYSIDFDTSTYEEGTAAKELADKLGLENTRGIVTKEEAIKSLPLIQYYMDEPDANPSSVPLYFLTKLASRDVTVILSGEGADELFAGYANYGFHSHSKAIRVVAEDLKKLPKGVKYKLARGLKKMPNFPGRLHLYESTAKAEEFFIGQAKIFTEKEAADLVKPEFEKSRSVHDIVMRSYNKVRDYNDEVKKMQYLDLHQFMANDIILKADRMSMANSMELRVPFLDKEVAKVAAGVPTKYLLNSKDSKYALRVAAERALPKEWAKREKLGFPVPIRDWIRTKEVYEDFRKLFSADFAGEFFDQDAILKMLDGCYRGENDDRRKVWTIYTFLIWYKVYFIDGGKKPDVDPKVFVPEDEEK; this comes from the coding sequence ATGTGTGGAATTGTCGGATTCGTAGATAAAAATATTGCAGATAAGAAGCCTGTAATTGAAGCTATGATGGATACGATCAAACACCGTGGACCAAACAGTTCAGGTGAACTACTAGAAGGCGACACTGCGTTAGGTTTCCGTCGCTTGAGTATCATTGATATTAACAGTGGTATGCAACCAATTTATAACGAAGATAGATCAAAAGCCGTCATCTTCAACGGTGAAATTTACAACTATCAAGATGTTAGAAAAGAACTAAAGAAAGCCGGACATATTTTTACAACTGATACTGATACTGAAGTCCTTCTTCATGGATTTGAAGAATGGGGTATCGAAGGTTTGTTGAAGAAAATCCGTGGAATGTTTGCCTTTGTAATTTATGATCTCAAGACTGGTGATATTACTGGTGCTAGAGACTTCTTTGGTATTAAGCCATTGTATTATTACAATCGTGAAGGTACATTTATTTTCGGTTCAGAAATCAAATCTTTCTTGAAGGAACCTAATTTCAAGAAGGAATTAAACAAAGCTGCCTTGAAGCCATATTTGACTTTCCAATATTCAGCTATGAATGAAACTTTCTTCAAGAATGTTTTCAAAATTCCTGAAGGCCACTACTTTACATTTAAGAATGGCAAGCTAAGTATCAAGAAGTACTGGGATATGGAATTCAAAGAAAATAACTTGTCATTCGAAGAAACTGTTAAACGAATTGACAAATCATTGCGTGATTCAGTTGAAGAACACTCAATCAGTGATGTGCCAGTTGGTTCATTGCTTTCAAGTGGTGTTGATTCAAGTTACGTTACAGCTATTTTAAAACCACAACATACTTACTCAATCGATTTCGATACAAGTACGTATGAAGAAGGTACTGCTGCTAAGGAATTAGCCGACAAATTAGGCCTTGAAAATACACGTGGTATCGTTACAAAAGAAGAAGCTATTAAGTCACTTCCTTTAATCCAATACTACATGGACGAACCAGATGCCAACCCATCAAGTGTGCCACTATACTTCTTAACAAAATTAGCTAGCCGTGACGTTACCGTTATCCTTTCAGGTGAAGGCGCTGATGAGTTGTTTGCTGGATATGCAAATTATGGATTCCACTCACATTCAAAGGCTATCCGTGTCGTTGCTGAAGACTTGAAGAAACTACCTAAGGGCGTTAAATACAAGTTAGCTCGTGGTTTGAAGAAGATGCCTAACTTCCCAGGAAGATTGCACTTGTACGAATCAACAGCTAAGGCTGAAGAATTCTTTATCGGACAAGCTAAGATCTTTACTGAAAAAGAAGCAGCAGATTTAGTTAAACCAGAATTTGAAAAATCACGTTCAGTACATGACATCGTTATGAGAAGTTACAACAAAGTTCGTGACTATAACGATGAAGTTAAGAAGATGCAATACCTAGATCTTCACCAATTCATGGCAAACGACATCATCCTAAAAGCTGACCGTATGAGTATGGCCAACTCAATGGAATTAAGAGTACCATTCCTAGATAAAGAAGTTGCCAAAGTAGCAGCCGGCGTACCTACAAAGTATCTTTTGAACAGTAAAGATAGCAAGTATGCATTAAGAGTAGCTGCCGAAAGAGCACTTCCAAAAGAATGGGCTAAACGTGAAAAACTAGGCTTCCCAGTTCCAATCCGTGACTGGATCAGAACAAAAGAAGTTTATGAAGACTTCCGTAAGTTGTTCAGTGCCGACTTTGCCGGAGAATTCTTCGACCAAGACGCAATCTTGAAGATGCTAGATGGCTGTTATCGTGGAGAAAACGATGATCGTCGTAAAGTTTGGACAATTTATACATTCTTGATTTGGTATAAAGTTTACTTTATCGATGGTGGTAAGAAACCAGACGTTGATCCTAAGGTTTTTGTACCAGAAGACGAAGAAAAATAG
- a CDS encoding DNA-3-methyladenine glycosylase I gives MRCEWANSSEEMQSYHDNEWGTPNHDERYFFEMLTLEAAQAGLSWATIIKRRETYRKAYDNFDIDKVAAFDQAKRDVLLQDKGIIRNRLKVDSSINNAKLIQEMHQHGENFFEYIWNFVDNKPIINHYSDMSEVPAQTELSQRISKDLKKRGFRFVGPTIIYSYLQAVGVINDHVDACDFKY, from the coding sequence ATGAGATGTGAATGGGCTAATAGTTCTGAAGAAATGCAGTCCTATCACGATAATGAATGGGGCACACCCAATCATGACGAACGTTATTTTTTCGAAATGTTAACACTAGAAGCAGCTCAAGCTGGACTTTCATGGGCAACAATTATCAAACGCCGCGAAACATATCGAAAAGCATACGATAATTTTGATATTGATAAAGTAGCTGCCTTTGACCAAGCCAAAAGAGATGTATTGCTTCAAGACAAAGGTATCATTCGCAACCGTCTAAAAGTCGATTCATCCATCAATAATGCCAAGTTAATTCAGGAAATGCATCAACACGGAGAAAACTTTTTTGAATATATTTGGAATTTTGTTGATAATAAACCAATAATTAATCATTATAGTGATATGAGTGAAGTGCCTGCTCAAACCGAATTGTCGCAAAGAATCAGTAAGGATTTGAAAAAACGTGGTTTTAGATTCGTCGGTCCAACAATAATATATTCATATTTGCAGGCAGTCGGCGTGATCAATGATCATGTGGATGCCTGTGATTTCAAGTATTAA
- a CDS encoding GNAT family N-acetyltransferase, with amino-acid sequence MSNIYLRQSTLDDLPRIIKIIDSAKKTLRNRGVNQWQNGYPNDEILEQDIQEDISYVLILNGRVVGVAALQQGYDQNYQDMTSGSWASNSDVTYSVIHRIAIEADHQGEHLSSALIQQLLTMSYHLGYCDVRIDTHPDNLVMQHIIESSGFEEKGTITMDEDLGVRKAYQILLK; translated from the coding sequence ATGAGTAATATTTATTTGCGTCAATCAACCCTTGACGATTTGCCAAGAATTATTAAAATCATCGATAGTGCAAAGAAAACCTTACGGAACCGTGGTGTTAACCAGTGGCAAAATGGTTATCCCAATGATGAGATTTTGGAACAAGATATTCAAGAAGATATAAGTTATGTTTTAATATTAAATGGTAGAGTTGTCGGAGTTGCTGCATTGCAACAAGGCTACGATCAGAATTATCAAGATATGACTTCTGGGTCATGGGCAAGCAATTCTGACGTAACGTATTCCGTGATTCACCGTATAGCGATTGAAGCTGATCACCAAGGCGAACACCTCAGTTCAGCATTAATTCAACAACTATTAACAATGTCATATCACCTTGGCTACTGTGATGTCAGAATCGATACGCATCCGGACAATTTAGTCATGCAACACATTATCGAATCCAGCGGTTTTGAAGAAAAAGGAACGATTACGATGGACGAAGATCTTGGTGTAAGAAAGGCATACCAAATTCTTTTGAAATAA
- a CDS encoding carboxylate--amine ligase — MNVYGMARAFHELYGGTVKAYADIQLAPTRYTKILNLTLHPGFSEDPVFIEKMREIAKVYQNHEEPVILIGCGDGYAELISKHKEELSKTFVCPYVDYDLLKSLNNKESFYNVADKHGLPHPLTKIITKDMYESKQDMDVPFDFPVALKPANSVEWLDIHFEGRKKAFTIHSQEEYMSIVGKIYGNGYKSDLILQDFIPGDDSNMRVLNAYVDQDHHVKMMCLGHPILEDPTPQSIGNYVAIVPEFNQDVYDRVQKFLEDIEFTGYANFDMKYDSRDDTFKFFEINLRQGRSSFFVTLNGYNLAKYVVEDYVEGSLENEPTVYANKNKAQHKLWLGVPVKVFNKYAAKNDATKYADELIKQDRVGTTVFYDKDRSFRRWMLLTYMFHNYVKRFDEYFEENKGRDFK, encoded by the coding sequence ATGAATGTTTACGGAATGGCTCGTGCTTTCCATGAACTTTATGGGGGCACTGTTAAGGCCTATGCTGATATCCAATTGGCACCTACAAGATATACAAAAATCTTAAACTTAACACTTCACCCAGGCTTTTCTGAAGACCCTGTTTTTATTGAAAAAATGCGTGAAATTGCTAAAGTTTACCAAAATCACGAAGAACCAGTTATCTTAATTGGTTGTGGTGATGGTTATGCCGAACTTATCAGCAAACATAAAGAAGAATTATCAAAGACATTTGTCTGCCCATATGTTGATTATGATTTACTAAAATCATTGAATAATAAAGAGAGCTTTTATAATGTTGCCGACAAACATGGTTTGCCACATCCTTTGACAAAGATCATTACAAAAGATATGTACGAAAGTAAGCAGGATATGGATGTGCCATTTGATTTCCCAGTGGCTTTAAAACCTGCTAACAGTGTTGAATGGTTGGATATTCATTTTGAAGGCCGTAAGAAAGCTTTCACTATCCATTCACAAGAAGAATACATGAGTATTGTCGGTAAAATTTATGGCAACGGCTATAAATCTGATTTGATTTTACAAGACTTTATCCCTGGTGATGACTCTAACATGCGTGTTTTGAATGCCTATGTTGATCAAGATCACCACGTCAAGATGATGTGTTTAGGTCACCCAATTTTGGAAGACCCAACACCTCAATCAATTGGTAATTACGTTGCAATCGTGCCTGAATTCAATCAGGATGTTTACGACCGTGTTCAAAAGTTTCTTGAAGATATTGAATTCACTGGTTATGCCAACTTCGATATGAAGTATGACTCTCGTGACGATACTTTCAAATTCTTTGAAATCAACTTGCGTCAAGGTAGAAGTAGTTTCTTCGTCACATTGAACGGCTATAACTTAGCTAAGTATGTTGTTGAAGATTACGTTGAAGGCAGTCTTGAGAACGAACCAACTGTCTATGCCAACAAGAACAAGGCTCAACATAAGCTTTGGTTAGGTGTACCAGTTAAAGTCTTCAACAAGTATGCTGCTAAAAACGATGCAACTAAATATGCTGACGAATTAATCAAACAAGACCGCGTTGGAACAACTGTTTTCTATGATAAAGACAGATCATTCAGACGTTGGATGTTGTTGACATACATGTTCCACAATTACGTTAAGAGATTTGATGAGTACTTCGAAGAGAACAAAGGACGTGACTTTAAATAA
- a CDS encoding BspA family leucine-rich repeat surface protein, giving the protein MRFNQLKRDPNSIIRKKLYRKGKCWVISSSLAFASGLILLGTSGMLVQADATSDNTTQEDNVVVQGNSIQDGSTTSSNDANGSESVGSGQSSSDNGAVTKSLNGGIEQTTQNPTNKVQPENIQVTKNPVADNDNVSQDKQTKVTKFASLNEEGAPTKDSTETGAGTAPKDIVPNYNPDAVFADNTNNSPMSGTQFTIADNQIPNQIKQEGIYQSGMDGTSPYFITNDTHTLYLLDGTLDKVYTEELLTNDDLMLNHIFKVDTSLAKKVYFPTDSSNFFSGITYASTMGNTHVLEMDLSKADTSNVTDMSYMFNNASVQALDLSSFDTSNVTNMSYMFENLNTMSVPNSNDIEAPCVLDVSSFNGNGLTGSDVVDGMFEDTNVTTINMPHFTINSDGVENAYYMFNGVVTDKVSIPNFDGSKIKNWDYIFSGANINNLDISNWNMTGNSKYSEFFSEANIKEVVLGPKDKFVWDESIPTVGTDVTDDSKWISIEKNGLVDNPETALMFSAYPQVQNDGLSKYYDGTGKTGVRAFVPDIDIAKLNLNVPTMIDGKKTADTVYPDLYVKIGIPVTVDVPVKTGYTSDKKTIVATVTKDGITTDETINYKKIPTSSGTTQNIFVSNNVQTVVTYPDKGNVTLYKQEGQEFVPITDRVVEADSGWYTDQVANVGSEKSDIQYYRIATNEWVKASQAYVYKANKIIIRTTPGAAKQLIHAEGTNVTDRALSSDTEWYSDLTAVLGDSEYYRVATNEFVNKADVTVIKDI; this is encoded by the coding sequence ATGAGGTTTAATCAATTGAAAAGAGATCCTAATTCGATTATTAGAAAAAAGCTGTATAGGAAAGGTAAATGTTGGGTGATCTCATCATCTTTAGCATTTGCTAGCGGGCTAATACTTTTGGGTACTAGTGGGATGTTAGTTCAAGCGGATGCTACAAGTGATAATACAACACAAGAAGATAATGTTGTAGTGCAAGGAAACAGTATTCAAGATGGTAGTACTACAAGTTCAAATGATGCTAACGGTTCTGAAAGTGTGGGCAGTGGTCAATCTTCTTCTGACAATGGTGCTGTTACTAAGAGTTTAAACGGAGGGATTGAACAAACAACACAAAATCCCACTAATAAAGTACAACCGGAAAATATTCAGGTTACAAAGAATCCTGTTGCTGATAATGACAATGTATCTCAAGATAAACAGACAAAAGTAACAAAATTTGCGTCTTTAAATGAGGAAGGTGCTCCTACTAAAGATTCAACAGAAACCGGAGCAGGCACTGCTCCAAAGGATATAGTGCCTAATTATAATCCTGACGCAGTTTTTGCTGATAACACGAATAATTCACCAATGTCAGGTACCCAATTTACAATTGCTGATAATCAAATTCCAAATCAAATCAAGCAAGAAGGTATCTATCAAAGTGGTATGGATGGAACATCACCATATTTCATAACTAATGATACACATACATTGTATCTTCTTGATGGAACCCTAGATAAAGTGTATACAGAAGAATTATTGACTAATGATGACTTGATGCTGAATCATATTTTTAAAGTCGATACATCGTTGGCAAAGAAAGTTTATTTCCCAACAGATTCAAGTAATTTCTTTTCCGGTATAACATATGCGAGTACAATGGGTAACACTCATGTCTTAGAAATGGATTTGTCTAAAGCTGATACTAGCAATGTTACTGATATGTCTTATATGTTTAATAATGCGTCAGTTCAGGCGCTTGATCTAAGTTCTTTTGATACTAGTAATGTTACTAATATGTCTTATATGTTTGAGAATTTAAATACAATGAGCGTGCCTAATAGTAATGACATAGAGGCACCTTGCGTTTTAGATGTATCGAGTTTTAATGGAAATGGACTAACGGGTTCCGACGTTGTTGACGGTATGTTTGAAGATACAAATGTCACAACTATAAATATGCCTCATTTTACAATTAATTCAGACGGTGTTGAAAATGCCTATTATATGTTTAATGGAGTTGTTACTGATAAAGTTTCGATTCCTAATTTTGATGGTAGCAAAATTAAGAATTGGGATTACATATTTTCAGGAGCTAATATTAACAATCTAGATATTAGTAATTGGAATATGACAGGTAATTCCAAATATTCCGAGTTTTTTTCAGAGGCTAATATAAAAGAAGTTGTATTGGGACCTAAGGACAAATTTGTTTGGGACGAAAGTATTCCTACGGTAGGTACTGATGTAACAGATGATAGTAAATGGATTAGTATTGAAAAAAATGGGTTAGTTGATAATCCAGAAACGGCATTAATGTTTAGTGCCTATCCACAGGTTCAAAATGACGGATTGAGTAAATATTATGATGGTACTGGTAAAACCGGTGTAAGAGCATTTGTACCAGATATTGATATTGCTAAGTTAAACTTAAATGTTCCAACCATGATAGATGGCAAGAAGACAGCTGATACAGTTTATCCGGACCTATACGTAAAAATTGGTATTCCTGTAACAGTAGATGTTCCCGTTAAGACGGGATATACTTCTGACAAAAAGACGATTGTTGCAACGGTTACAAAAGACGGTATTACCACTGACGAAACTATTAACTATAAGAAAATACCGACAAGCAGTGGAACGACACAAAACATTTTTGTATCTAATAACGTTCAAACAGTCGTAACCTATCCTGACAAAGGTAATGTGACTCTGTACAAACAAGAAGGACAAGAGTTTGTTCCAATTACTGATCGGGTTGTAGAAGCTGATAGTGGTTGGTATACTGACCAGGTTGCCAATGTTGGCAGTGAAAAATCTGATATACAATATTATAGAATTGCCACCAACGAGTGGGTCAAAGCTAGTCAGGCTTACGTATATAAAGCTAATAAGATAATCATTAGAACAACCCCAGGAGCTGCTAAGCAATTGATTCATGCTGAAGGTACTAATGTCACTGACCGTGCATTAAGTTCAGATACTGAATGGTATAGCGATTTAACTGCTGTACTTGGTGACAGTGAGTATTACCGAGTAGCGACGAATGAATTTGTAAATAAAGCTGACGTAACTGTAATTAAAGATATCTAA
- a CDS encoding metallophosphoesterase family protein, with translation MKIKNIARSVLTPRPSEFISTQTDNFLRRLKPRPFVVDYIEGVYKNNVLPNVNDDTVTISVLTDTHAKAVVSSSYYGINGMRHIIEANYVSDHLGVDLNVHLGDLMDGSDKPEISRGILKFAVENYQASKAPFFIIEGNHDENDKYDEHRFFKTASFHRDDYDSLVTKYDYEQSEIQRLNPVSRVGWFDKGSIRIVFIDTSDIPYILSNGSKKYDFKKVRGVREQQLEDLTTVLERTVDKHVVVMGHANIISPSGRSALNFNGDLVQQLLVAFNNKASGQLKNELTGDFGVNIRYDFSSTGISKVTTYICGHMHYEKNYKVSEINHIILNCSALMGKKHGLTTDYNKKWDRRYNEISELAGYFINIDPNKLRLQIYGYGAATRYVSFEI, from the coding sequence TTGAAAATCAAAAATATTGCAAGAAGTGTGCTTACACCTAGACCTTCAGAATTTATTTCAACTCAAACAGATAATTTTTTGAGAAGATTAAAGCCGAGACCGTTTGTCGTTGATTATATCGAAGGTGTTTATAAAAATAATGTCTTACCTAATGTCAATGATGATACAGTTACAATTTCCGTTCTAACTGATACTCATGCTAAAGCCGTTGTCAGTTCTTCCTATTATGGAATCAATGGTATGCGGCATATTATTGAGGCCAATTATGTCAGTGACCACCTAGGAGTCGATCTGAATGTTCATTTGGGCGATTTGATGGATGGCAGCGACAAACCTGAGATAAGTCGGGGTATTTTGAAGTTTGCGGTTGAAAATTATCAGGCAAGCAAGGCCCCATTTTTTATTATTGAAGGTAACCATGACGAAAATGATAAATATGATGAACATCGTTTCTTTAAAACTGCTTCATTTCACCGAGATGACTATGATTCACTAGTAACTAAATACGATTATGAGCAATCTGAGATTCAACGTTTGAATCCCGTTTCGAGAGTAGGCTGGTTCGATAAAGGCAGTATACGAATTGTCTTCATCGATACGAGTGATATTCCTTATATTTTAAGTAATGGTTCCAAGAAATATGATTTCAAGAAAGTTCGTGGAGTCAGGGAACAACAGCTTGAGGATTTAACTACTGTTTTGGAGCGCACTGTTGATAAACATGTCGTTGTGATGGGACATGCAAATATTATCAGTCCAAGTGGACGGAGTGCGTTAAACTTTAATGGTGACTTGGTGCAACAATTATTGGTTGCATTCAATAACAAAGCTTCTGGACAATTGAAAAATGAATTAACCGGAGATTTTGGTGTAAATATTCGCTACGATTTCTCGTCTACCGGCATTTCTAAGGTAACGACTTATATTTGTGGACACATGCATTACGAAAAAAACTACAAAGTTTCTGAAATTAATCATATAATATTAAATTGTTCGGCCCTTATGGGGAAGAAGCACGGTTTAACAACAGACTATAACAAAAAATGGGATAGACGTTATAATGAAATCTCTGAATTAGCAGGGTATTTCATTAATATCGACCCGAATAAACTACGCTTACAGATTTATGGTTACGGAGCCGCAACAAGGTATGTAAGTTTTGAAATATAA